In Nitrosococcus halophilus Nc 4, the genomic stretch TGAGATTACGGCCGACACGGTAGCTGGCGTAGACTAGCAGCGCTGCCAAGCCGAGGCTGATAAATAGGGTATCGAGCTTTAAGCTCCAGAATCCCATGCTCTCGCATTGGCCAATACACAAATTCGTGAGATGGTGGTTGATGTATTCTACGGGGTTGCTTTCGGCGCTCAACTTTTTCTTCCCACTGGTTGGTTATAACGAGTTATTACAAATATTCTTTGCTATCCCAAAATGCTAATGGGGCGTATTCATAGGTACGCGATTAAACAGGTAGCCTAACTGGGCCGCAGCAAAGCCAAGCAATAACGCTAACGGATCTAACTTCAACACTCCCATACCAATTGCCATCAAAAGCAAAGTTCCCCCAAAGCGAATGCTCGCTCCGATGTAGAGTTCAGCTAAAGCTCGCTTGCTGTTAGTCCGACTTACTCGCCAGGCCATGATGGCGGTATTGATTAAGGCAATACCCCCACCATATCCCGCTGCCAGCGCACTTTCGCCACCCTTAATAGCAGCATAAGCCAGTACTACCGGGAGTACTAAAAACAGCTGAACAACCAGCAGTCTGCGCAAAGTCGCGCGCAGCACTTTCGCTGCATAGCTCATAACCTGTATCTTCTACAAATCCAGCAAAACTGAGGTGCCAGCTTCTTCATCAAG encodes the following:
- a CDS encoding ATP synthase subunit I; this translates as MSYAAKVLRATLRRLLVVQLFLVLPVVLAYAAIKGGESALAAGYGGGIALINTAIMAWRVSRTNSKRALAELYIGASIRFGGTLLLMAIGMGVLKLDPLALLLGFAAAQLGYLFNRVPMNTPH